The window AAAGGAGAAAATGCTTATGGTTACATGAAAACAGAAAATGGCGTGCATCGCTTAGTAAGAAATAGCCCATTTGATGCAAATACAAAACGCCATACAAGTTTTGCTAGTGTGCAAGTAAGCCCTGAGCTTGATGATAATATACAAATTGATATCGAAGAAAAAGATATTAGAATTGATACTTATCGTGCAAGTGGCGCAGGAGGACAACATGTCAATAAAACAGAATCTGCTATTAGAATCACACACTTACCAACAGGCATTGTCGTGCAATGTCAAAATGATAGGAGTCAGCACAAAAACAAGGCTACCGCACTAAAAATGCTACAAAGCAAACTCTATGAACTCGAAAGAGAAAAACAAAATAGCAGTATCGCAACACAAGAAAAAAGCGAAATTGGTTGGGGACATCAAATTAGAAGCTATGTCTTAAGCCCTTATCAACAAGTAAAAGATAACCGCAGTAATCTTGCTTATAGCAATGTAGATGCAATCTTAGATGGCGATATTGATCAGATCATTGAAGGCGTATTGATCTTAAAAAATTAAAGGATAAATAATGAATCAAGAAGAATTAGATGCACTAATTAAAGAACAACTAGAAAAAGAAAACTTGGGAGATGACAGCGAAATTTTAGATATATCGCTTGATTCTACAAAAGAAGACAAAGAAATAACAGAAAATACACAAATAGAAGAAGCAATAAAAGAAGAAAATAAAAAATCTAACGATACAAAACACAATATCACAGATGCTAATGCTTTTTTAAACACTCCTGTTGAAAAACAACACAAAGTAATTTTTCAGCTTGATGAAGTAGCAAGAGATTCTGAGCTTAGAGCCAATGAAGTATTTGAAGATCTTGAAGGTATCCAAGATTCAGCATTTGTGCTTAATGATGGTTTAAAGCAAATTTGTCAATATATTACATCACAAAAAGTTATTTTTGAAAAACTTGTTGCAAAATTCCCAAATGTAAAGATTTTTCAAGATTCTCTTGAAGATACCTGCATAAATTTAAAACTTATTGACACTCTAAAAGATAATCTTACCAACTGCGATAATCACATTAATAATGCAATTAACGCGATGCAATTCCAAGATATCCATCAACAAAAACTCAATCGAGTAATCCATATTATCCAATCTTTAGTGCATTATATGAATAGTCTTTTTGAAAGCAATAAAGAACACAAAGAATCTCGTGCACAACCTGCGCGCACACTTGTAGGTGATGATAGCCCCGACACATTCTCACAAGAAGAAATCGAAGAGCTCATCAATTCTTTTGGAAAAAAACAATGAAAAAAGTTCAACTTCTCTCCCCTGCAGGGAATCTTACTAAACTAAAAATTGCACTAGATTTTGGGGCAGACGCAGTTTATGGTGGAGTAAGCCACTTCTCTTTAAGAAATCGTGCGGGAAAAAACTTTGATTTTGAAACTTTTGAACAAGGAATATCCTATGCGCATTCCAAAAATAAAAAAGTTTACGCCGCAGTCAATGGCTTCCCCTTCAATCATCAAATAAAACTTTTAGAAAAACATATTTCTCAAATGGCAGAAATTAAGCCAGATGCATTTATTATTGCTGCACCTGGAGTGGTAAGGCTTGCCAAAAAACTAGCACCACAAATCCCTATTCATCTTTCCACACAAGCTAATGTCTTAAATATACTTGATGCAGAAGTTTTTTATGAAATGGGCGTAAAAAGAATTGTTGCGGCTAGAGAGATGAGTTTAAAAGATGCTATAGAGATCAAAAAACATTTACCAGATTTAGAAATTGAAATCTTTGTGCATGGGAGTATGTGCTTTGCGTTTTCAGGAAGATGCCTAATCTCTTCTTTACAAAATGGTCGCGTCCCTAATCGCGGAAGCTGTGCAAATGATTGTCGCTTTGATTATGAATACTATGTCAAGGATCATGAAAATGATAAGCTTATTCCCTTTACAAATGAACTTTATGTAAAAGCTCCAGACAATCCTGCAATGATTAGAATAGAAGAAGAAGAGGGGGTAGGCTCACATATTTTTAATTCCAAAGATCTAAATCTTTCAGGGCATCTCAAAGAAATTCTTGATTCTGGTGCAATTGATGCACTGAAAATAGAAGGTAGAACTAAATCCACTTATTATGCAGGCATTACCGCAAGAACTTATAAAATGGCATTGCAAGATTATTATGAAAATAAATTTCGCCCAGAGCTTTATCAAAATGAACTAAATACTCTTAAAAATCGTGGATTTACAGATGGCTATATTATTCGTCGCCCTTATGAAAAATTAGATACACAAAACCACTTCACCGCTATTAGTGAAGGAAGCTTTCAAGTTAGTGGTGAAGTGCTAGAAAATGGCGAAGCTTTTATGTGCAAATACACCACCAAAAAAGGCGATACATTAGAAATTGTTGCACCATTAGATTCGCAAATCCCACTTATAGAAAATGAAATTGGAAAAATCTATCAAGTAAATGAAAAATACTATCTCACACTCCATAAAATTATCACCGATGAAGATAAAGAGCTTGATGTAATTCATAGTGGCAATATACATAGCGTAAAACTTCCTGCAAAATTACCGAGCTATAGCTTTTTACGCGTACCGCTAATCCAAGGAATCTAATGTGGGGAATCTATCACAAATTAGCGTATGTATCATTGCAAAAAATGCACAAAAAACCTTGAGAGAATGCCTAGAGGTTCTAAAAGAGTTTGATGAAGTTATATTGCTTGATAATGAAAGCACCGATGATACAATAAAAATTGCCAAAGATTTTTCTAATGTCAAAATATTTTCAAGCCCCTTTATTGGTTTTGGACCTCTAAAAAATCTTGCAATCTCTAAAGCAAAAAATAATTGGATTTTAAGTCTAGATTCTGATGAAGTGCTAGAAGATGAGGCAAAGCAAATAATTGCAACACTAAAGCTTGAAAAACATCATATTTATGGAATCAAACGGAAAAATTATTATGATGGGACTTGGATTAAGGCTTGTGGCTGGTATCCTGACTTTGTTTGGAGACTTTTTAATAAAACCCATACTATTTTTCAAGACCAAAGCGTCCATGAAAGCCTAAAAATCTCACAAAATACACAAAAAATTAAACTAAATATCCATCTTAAACACTATACATTTTTTAATGTCTCACAAATGCTCCAAAAACTAGATTCTTACACCACTCTAGCCACGCAAAAAAATATCTACAAAAAATCATCTGTATCTAAGGCTTTTTTACGATTTTTATGGGTATTTTTTAAAGATTATTTTTTACGATCTGGATGGCGCTATGGTTACAAAGGTTTTATCATTGCATGGATGCAAGCTAATGGTTCTTTTTTTAAATATATAAAAATCTATGAAAAACAACAGCAAGAAAAAAACACAAAAATAGATCTTCACCCCTAAGTTTTCACTCTACATTTTTATAATTTTTATTTGATTTTACCCAAGCACATCATGTATTTTCTTGCATCTCTCTGCAAAATCCAAATACCATCTAAGAAATTAAAGTTTTTTTAAGCCATTTTTACATTGCTTGAGTTTATTTTCTAAAGTATTAAGATAGATTTGATGATTTTCTTTTAGCATAGCCCTTGCATTTTCTAGATGATATAAATGATAAGCAATACCTGCAAATCTTAATCTCTTCATTACGCCCCCTGCAAATAAAAATCGCGCAACAAATTCACTATCCTCACGCCCCCAACCAATAAAGCTCTCATTAAAACCATTAATTTTTTCAGCATCTTTTTTATAAAAACTCATATTACACCCACGAACAGGTAAAAGTTTTTTTGTATAAAATATAGTTTGATCAAAGCTTTTTTGATACGCAAGATAAGATAGCAATGCTATCCTCATTGCCTTAAAATGAAATTTTTCAAATGCAAAAAAATGGATTTTATGATCAAGGATTTTTTTAGTCTCCAAAGAATCTAACAAAATTCTACCACCTTGCAAAAATACCCCTTCTTTAGCAAATCTCACATGATCACTAACAAAATCTTTTTGTAAAATCATATCCCCATCAATGATAATAATATATTCTTGCTCTGCTTCAAGAATAGCTTTATTGCGTATTTCTGCAAGCCTAAATCCATCATCTTCATGCCACACATGCTTAATTTTTACCTTTTCTTGATAGCGAATTTGATATTCTGCAACTAATTTTTGCGTATCCTCTGTGCTTCCATCATCTGCAATCAAAATTTCATTAGGCATCAAACTTTGTTGCAACAAAGAATCAAGTACAACTTGCAAACGCTCTTTTTGATTATAAGTTGTAACAATGAAACTTACACCACTTACCATTTTATACCATCTCTTTTTGTTTAATAAGTTTAAAAAATATTGCAAAAAGTAAAAGCAGTGAAAACACGCTTACATTTGTATCCCAAATATCTCCGATCAAAGAATTTGGCAAAATACTAAAACACAGCATTCCTAAAACCGCAATACTACATGATGCTAGCAATGGATTCTCATTTCTTACAAAAGGTAAAACAAGTGCTACCATCCCCGCCCACACACAAAAAAGTGCTACAAGCCCTACAATACCTTTTTTTGCCAAAGTAGTTAAAAATTGATTATGTTTTCTACCTATCCAATCTGTATAAACATTTTCCCTTTCAATTCTACTCTTGCTTTTTTCTTTAATTTCAAGGCTTTTTGCTTTAATTTCTGCAGTGCTCAAACCAAAAATAGGTGCCATTTTCCACATTGCCACCGCCTCTTTCCACATCTCAAATCTTAAACCAATGCTTGTGTGCACTTCACCTTGTTGATACTCTTTTAAATCACTATTTACTAAAGCAACGCGTTTATAATCTGCCTGCCCCTTAAGCCCTATGATAAATAAAAACGAAATTCCAAAAGCCAATAATCCAAATAAAGCTTGTTTGCTATATTTTCTCTGATAAAAAAATACCAAAAATACTACAAAAATCGCCCCCACAACTGCACTTAAAATACTCCCTCTAGTCCCTGATAACAAACAAGCCAAAAAAGAAAGTAAGATTCCTAAAAAATATAAAATTTTTATCTTGCCTGTATTCATTGCAAAAATTGCTAAAAGCATAACGCTAAAAATTCCACAAATATCTGCAAATTCAATAATCCCACTCCAAGCATGCACCCGATCTATCCCTAAGACAAATCGTTGAAAAATCCCGATCATTCCACACAAACATGCCGAAATTGCCATCAAAATAAATACAAAATTTGTACAAAATCTAAAAGGTATTTTCCAAAAATAATAAGTTACCAAAGACATAATCAAGTATTTAGAAGCCAAATCTAAATCAAATAACGAAGGCCACCCCGCATGGCGAGAACTCTCAAATTCCCACCCCTTACCAAAAATATAACTCAATACCGCACTAAAAAAAAATCCAAACAAAGCAGCAATATAAAATTTTTCTTTTTGATGGAGTAGCCTTTTTTTTGTACCAAAAAAAGAAGCTACGCAAAAAACAATCAAAAATAAAATAGCACCAATAGCACTCCCCGCTCTATGCGGCGCAAGAAGAAAAAATACACTCAAAACTATTCCTGCTAAATAATCTAATTTTGTCACATATTGCTGCCTACCCATTTTTTTCCCTTTCTAATTTTTCGATCAATACGGCATTGTATAGCTTTCAAATCGCTTCAGCCAAATTTGCATGCGTTCATTTTTTAACAATAAAAACCCCTGCACTTTTTTACTTAAAAAATCCCCATAAAAAAATCGTAAAAAATTCATTTCAAAATTACTAAGCACAGACTCACACATTTTTTTAGTAGCTCCGCCACTAATTATTGTTACATGCCTCTGCTCTATTACACCATAATTTCCAAAAAAATTATTACATCCCAAAAATCCCACATATCGCCCCTCTTTAAACTCCAAAAAAGAATTGCTATAAGGTGCATTTATACGACTACCATCAATATCAACTGCAACAACCTTCCATCTTCCCAAAAAGCTATTGTTTTTTAATGCCTGTGCTACACTTGTTGTGTTTGCAAAAGCACAAAATAAAACACTAAAAAATATCATGATAATTTTCATATTCTCTCCCCTATATTATGGATTAAAAATTACTTTGCTACAATACCAAAAATATTTAAAATTTTTAAGGAATATTATGAATTTTGTAAGCATTATTATGGGAAGT is drawn from Helicobacter anatolicus and contains these coding sequences:
- the prfB gene encoding peptide chain release factor 2, encoding MDSYEYGELLKTLKTKIDNIYKIIKPNSLQERLKEIEALQQDANFWNDAKKAGEIGKEKSRCERMLQTYQNAKASIDDASELFEISQNDNDTLELLFAESQNLEDSIKKVEIEVMLSGEHDGANAIVTIQPGAGGTESQDWGSILYRMYLRWCERRGFKAEILDYQDGEEAGIKGVAFLIKGENAYGYMKTENGVHRLVRNSPFDANTKRHTSFASVQVSPELDDNIQIDIEEKDIRIDTYRASGAGGQHVNKTESAIRITHLPTGIVVQCQNDRSQHKNKATALKMLQSKLYELEREKQNSSIATQEKSEIGWGHQIRSYVLSPYQQVKDNRSNLAYSNVDAILDGDIDQIIEGVLILKN
- a CDS encoding peptidase U32 family protein yields the protein MKKVQLLSPAGNLTKLKIALDFGADAVYGGVSHFSLRNRAGKNFDFETFEQGISYAHSKNKKVYAAVNGFPFNHQIKLLEKHISQMAEIKPDAFIIAAPGVVRLAKKLAPQIPIHLSTQANVLNILDAEVFYEMGVKRIVAAREMSLKDAIEIKKHLPDLEIEIFVHGSMCFAFSGRCLISSLQNGRVPNRGSCANDCRFDYEYYVKDHENDKLIPFTNELYVKAPDNPAMIRIEEEEGVGSHIFNSKDLNLSGHLKEILDSGAIDALKIEGRTKSTYYAGITARTYKMALQDYYENKFRPELYQNELNTLKNRGFTDGYIIRRPYEKLDTQNHFTAISEGSFQVSGEVLENGEAFMCKYTTKKGDTLEIVAPLDSQIPLIENEIGKIYQVNEKYYLTLHKIITDEDKELDVIHSGNIHSVKLPAKLPSYSFLRVPLIQGI
- a CDS encoding glycosyltransferase family 2 protein is translated as MGNLSQISVCIIAKNAQKTLRECLEVLKEFDEVILLDNESTDDTIKIAKDFSNVKIFSSPFIGFGPLKNLAISKAKNNWILSLDSDEVLEDEAKQIIATLKLEKHHIYGIKRKNYYDGTWIKACGWYPDFVWRLFNKTHTIFQDQSVHESLKISQNTQKIKLNIHLKHYTFFNVSQMLQKLDSYTTLATQKNIYKKSSVSKAFLRFLWVFFKDYFLRSGWRYGYKGFIIAWMQANGSFFKYIKIYEKQQQEKNTKIDLHP
- a CDS encoding glycosyltransferase family 2 protein, with the protein product MVSGVSFIVTTYNQKERLQVVLDSLLQQSLMPNEILIADDGSTEDTQKLVAEYQIRYQEKVKIKHVWHEDDGFRLAEIRNKAILEAEQEYIIIIDGDMILQKDFVSDHVRFAKEGVFLQGGRILLDSLETKKILDHKIHFFAFEKFHFKAMRIALLSYLAYQKSFDQTIFYTKKLLPVRGCNMSFYKKDAEKINGFNESFIGWGREDSEFVARFLFAGGVMKRLRFAGIAYHLYHLENARAMLKENHQIYLNTLENKLKQCKNGLKKL
- a CDS encoding O-antigen ligase family protein; amino-acid sequence: MGRQQYVTKLDYLAGIVLSVFFLLAPHRAGSAIGAILFLIVFCVASFFGTKKRLLHQKEKFYIAALFGFFFSAVLSYIFGKGWEFESSRHAGWPSLFDLDLASKYLIMSLVTYYFWKIPFRFCTNFVFILMAISACLCGMIGIFQRFVLGIDRVHAWSGIIEFADICGIFSVMLLAIFAMNTGKIKILYFLGILLSFLACLLSGTRGSILSAVVGAIFVVFLVFFYQRKYSKQALFGLLAFGISFLFIIGLKGQADYKRVALVNSDLKEYQQGEVHTSIGLRFEMWKEAVAMWKMAPIFGLSTAEIKAKSLEIKEKSKSRIERENVYTDWIGRKHNQFLTTLAKKGIVGLVALFCVWAGMVALVLPFVRNENPLLASCSIAVLGMLCFSILPNSLIGDIWDTNVSVFSLLLLFAIFFKLIKQKEMV
- a CDS encoding META domain-containing protein, producing MKIIMIFFSVLFCAFANTTSVAQALKNNSFLGRWKVVAVDIDGSRINAPYSNSFLEFKEGRYVGFLGCNNFFGNYGVIEQRHVTIISGGATKKMCESVLSNFEMNFLRFFYGDFLSKKVQGFLLLKNERMQIWLKRFESYTMPY